In Phycisphaerae bacterium, a genomic segment contains:
- a CDS encoding YeeE/YedE thiosulfate transporter family protein, translated as MNEQWLGLLTGVLFGALLQQGRVLRFEKQLGALLLKDMTIFKFMLSAIIVGMVGINLLASLGLIELRVRDTRLAANMVGGALFGIGWAIAGFCPGTSVGAVAEGRWHAVWVILGMLVGAALFAEAYPALQANLLSWGALGKITLASVLGLSPWVVIPILAVVYIVVLVWFEKKGL; from the coding sequence ATGAACGAGCAGTGGTTGGGTTTGTTGACGGGTGTGCTCTTCGGTGCGTTGCTTCAGCAAGGACGGGTTTTGCGATTCGAGAAACAGCTCGGGGCCCTGCTTCTGAAGGACATGACCATCTTCAAGTTCATGCTTTCGGCGATCATTGTGGGAATGGTCGGCATCAACTTGCTTGCGTCGCTGGGGCTCATCGAGCTGAGGGTCCGCGACACACGGTTGGCCGCCAACATGGTCGGCGGAGCATTGTTCGGCATCGGCTGGGCCATCGCCGGCTTTTGCCCCGGCACGTCGGTCGGAGCGGTGGCCGAGGGTCGTTGGCACGCGGTCTGGGTCATTCTCGGGATGCTGGTGGGGGCCGCCTTGTTCGCCGAAGCCTATCCTGCGTTGCAGGCGAATCTGTTGTCCTGGGGCGCGCTCGGAAAGATCACCCTGGCGAGCGTGCTGGGTCTGAGCCCTTGGGTCGTGATTCCCATCCTGGCCGTCGTCTACATCGTCGTGCTCGTCTGGTTCGAGAAGAAGGGGCTGTAA
- the gyrA gene encoding DNA gyrase subunit A: MKRDDWIDPQGDLMADAPKNPPTILPIVEELQDSYLTYAMSVIMSRALPDARDGLKPSQRRILVAMNDLNLGPRAQARKCAKICGDTSGNYHPHGESVIYPTLVRLAQDWNMRYPLVLGQGNFGSIDGDPPAAMRYTEARMAQAAVEMLADLKLETVDFEPNYDETREEPVVLPSKFPNLLVNGSTGIAVGMATNIPPHNINEIADAIVKVIDEPNVTIDELMEIVPGPDFPTGGIICGRQGIRDAYRTGRGTITLRGRTHIEEKKGRTLIVIDEIPYQVLRTTIKERIVDCVKGNIMPEVADVRDESDRKHATRLVVELKKDGNADLVLNQLYEYTALQTNYTVMNIALVNRQPRTLNLRQMIDVFIDHRKEVIRRRTAHLLRKARQRAHIVEGLLLAVGDIDAIIQLIKQSPDPPTARERLMARPLRLPENATLIRLLPEAFVRRTTREDQNLSGTQADAILSMQLQRLTGLEMEKLAEEYRKLTEEIEGYEAILRDEALVLDIIREDTYEMKEKFGDKRRTEISGQEVGEFRMEELIPDEQMIVTITRDGYIKRVQVDAYRKQGRGGKGVKGSDIKEGDYLEHLFSANTHDYLLFFTNRGRVYWLKVYDIPAMQRTSRGRSIANLLHMLPDEIHKAVLPVSRFEEKFVFFATAKGVVKKTPLAAFSRPRPSGIIAMSLDLDDELIGVSQTSGSDEIVLGTRDGWAVRFDENDVRAMGRSARGVRGIDLRGEDRVVDLVVTNEGASLLTVCENGFGKRTQVSEYRKTRRGGKGVINIKTTERNGKVVALKSVTDNDDLMFISAKGIVLRTESTSMREIGRATQGVRLIRLEEGDKVVAVARIIPEDEDQRPADAEAGAASSETALIEAGEPPKTDQSTEPDENTNPSGADRYDREPTDGEPEMDQPQDGEEAE; encoded by the coding sequence GTGAAAAGAGACGACTGGATCGACCCCCAAGGAGACCTGATGGCCGACGCTCCCAAGAACCCCCCGACTATCCTGCCAATCGTGGAGGAATTGCAGGATTCGTACCTGACCTACGCGATGAGTGTGATCATGTCCCGGGCCCTGCCGGACGCCCGCGACGGCCTGAAACCGTCGCAACGCCGCATCCTTGTGGCCATGAACGACCTGAACCTCGGGCCGCGGGCCCAGGCGCGCAAGTGCGCCAAGATCTGCGGCGACACCTCGGGCAACTATCACCCCCACGGCGAGAGCGTCATCTATCCGACGCTCGTGCGGCTGGCCCAGGACTGGAACATGCGCTACCCGCTGGTGCTCGGGCAGGGCAATTTCGGTTCGATCGACGGCGACCCGCCGGCGGCCATGCGTTATACCGAGGCCCGGATGGCGCAGGCCGCGGTCGAAATGCTCGCCGATCTCAAGTTGGAGACCGTCGACTTCGAGCCCAACTACGATGAGACGCGCGAAGAGCCTGTCGTTCTCCCGAGCAAGTTTCCAAACCTGCTGGTCAACGGCTCGACCGGCATCGCCGTGGGAATGGCCACCAACATCCCGCCGCATAACATCAACGAGATTGCCGACGCCATCGTCAAGGTGATCGACGAACCGAACGTGACGATCGACGAACTCATGGAAATCGTGCCGGGACCGGACTTTCCCACCGGAGGTATCATTTGCGGCCGTCAAGGGATCCGCGATGCATACCGGACCGGGCGCGGGACGATCACCCTGCGCGGACGCACACACATCGAGGAAAAAAAGGGCCGCACGCTTATCGTCATCGACGAAATTCCCTACCAGGTGCTTCGCACAACGATCAAGGAGCGCATCGTCGATTGCGTCAAGGGCAACATCATGCCCGAGGTGGCCGACGTGCGCGACGAGTCGGACCGCAAGCACGCCACGCGGTTGGTGGTCGAACTGAAGAAGGACGGTAATGCCGACCTGGTGCTTAACCAGCTTTACGAGTACACCGCTCTCCAGACCAACTACACGGTGATGAACATTGCCTTGGTCAACCGCCAACCGCGCACGTTGAACCTGCGACAGATGATCGACGTGTTCATCGATCATCGAAAAGAGGTCATTCGTCGGCGGACGGCGCATTTGTTGCGCAAGGCCCGTCAGCGGGCTCACATCGTCGAGGGGCTCCTCCTGGCCGTCGGCGACATCGACGCGATCATCCAATTGATCAAGCAGTCGCCCGATCCCCCGACTGCCAGGGAGCGTCTCATGGCCCGGCCTTTGCGGCTCCCGGAGAACGCCACGCTGATCCGACTGCTTCCCGAAGCCTTCGTGCGACGTACCACGCGGGAAGACCAGAACCTCAGCGGTACCCAGGCCGACGCCATTCTGTCCATGCAGCTCCAGCGTCTCACCGGGCTTGAGATGGAGAAGCTGGCGGAGGAATATCGCAAACTCACCGAGGAAATCGAAGGCTATGAGGCCATTCTCCGGGACGAAGCACTCGTGCTCGACATCATCCGGGAAGACACCTACGAAATGAAGGAGAAATTCGGAGACAAGCGCAGGACCGAGATCAGCGGGCAGGAGGTCGGCGAGTTCCGAATGGAGGAACTCATTCCCGACGAGCAGATGATCGTGACCATCACCCGCGACGGCTACATCAAGCGGGTACAGGTGGATGCTTACCGCAAGCAGGGTCGCGGCGGCAAGGGCGTCAAGGGGTCGGATATCAAAGAAGGGGATTATCTTGAACACCTCTTCTCGGCCAACACTCACGACTATCTGCTGTTCTTCACCAATCGTGGGCGGGTCTACTGGCTGAAGGTGTACGATATTCCGGCCATGCAGCGGACCAGCCGGGGGCGCTCGATCGCCAACCTGCTGCACATGCTGCCCGACGAAATCCACAAGGCCGTGCTGCCGGTCAGCAGGTTTGAAGAGAAGTTCGTCTTCTTTGCGACGGCCAAGGGCGTGGTCAAGAAAACGCCGCTCGCCGCATTCAGTCGACCGAGACCGAGCGGGATCATCGCCATGAGCCTGGACCTCGACGACGAGTTGATCGGCGTCTCCCAAACCAGCGGCTCCGATGAGATTGTGCTCGGCACCCGCGACGGCTGGGCCGTCCGGTTCGATGAGAATGACGTCCGCGCCATGGGGCGGTCCGCCAGAGGCGTGCGAGGCATTGATCTGCGCGGCGAAGACCGGGTGGTCGATCTGGTGGTGACCAACGAAGGGGCATCGCTGCTGACCGTGTGCGAGAACGGCTTCGGCAAGCGGACGCAGGTCAGCGAGTACCGCAAGACCCGTCGCGGCGGCAAAGGGGTGATCAACATCAAGACCACCGAGCGCAACGGGAAGGTCGTCGCCCTCAAGAGCGTCACCGACAACGACGACCTGATGTTCATTTCCGCCAAAGGCATCGTGCTGCGCACGGAATCGACGTCCATGCGGGAGATCGGCCGTGCCACTCAGGGCGTACGGCTGATACGGCTGGAGGAGGGCGACAAGGTCGTGGCGGTAGCCCGGATCATCCCTGAAGACGAGGACCAAAGACCGGCAGACGCCGAAGCCGGCGCCGCTTCCTCTGAGACGGCGTTGATCGAGGCTGGCGAACCGCCCAAAACTGACCAATCGACCGAGCCGGATGAGAATACAAACCCCTCTGGTGCCGATAGATATGATCGGGAACCGACCGACGGCGAGCCTGAAATGGATCAGCCGCAGGACGGCGAAGAAGCGGAGTGA
- the amrB gene encoding AmmeMemoRadiSam system protein B: MSIREPAVAGQFYPGSRRQCEQEIAALLAKVGEPAKFTGLAVGGIVPHAGWVFSGAVAAEVIALLARQGTVETFVVFGAMHRYGGRAAGAVFASGAWETPLGRIDVDEELADAVLAGSEMLAEDAAAHDLEHAVEVQVPFIQHLAPSARILPLIVPPSASAPAVGAAVAEQAKALGRKAVFVGSTDLTHYGPRYRFTPMGCGPEALRWAKEVNDRRLLELVEALKSDQIVPEAIEHHNACGSGAVAAAMEAGKVMGADRAYVLRHTTSNEVARDRLGESADAVGYAGVVLVKTGSVA, encoded by the coding sequence ATGTCGATCCGCGAACCCGCGGTGGCGGGGCAATTCTATCCGGGTTCTCGCAGGCAATGTGAGCAGGAAATCGCTGCACTGCTGGCGAAGGTCGGTGAGCCGGCAAAGTTCACCGGCTTGGCCGTCGGCGGAATCGTACCGCATGCCGGCTGGGTGTTCAGCGGAGCGGTCGCGGCCGAGGTGATCGCCCTGCTGGCCCGCCAGGGTACGGTCGAGACCTTTGTGGTCTTCGGAGCCATGCACCGATATGGCGGACGCGCTGCGGGGGCTGTTTTCGCATCCGGCGCATGGGAGACCCCGCTGGGCCGGATCGACGTCGACGAGGAACTGGCCGATGCCGTGTTGGCGGGATCGGAGATGCTCGCCGAGGACGCCGCGGCTCACGATCTGGAACACGCCGTCGAGGTCCAGGTCCCTTTTATTCAGCATCTTGCCCCCTCAGCCAGAATCCTGCCTCTCATTGTGCCGCCGTCGGCGTCGGCCCCCGCGGTGGGGGCGGCCGTAGCAGAGCAGGCAAAGGCCCTCGGCCGCAAGGCTGTCTTCGTGGGCTCCACCGACCTGACCCATTACGGGCCGAGATACCGGTTTACGCCCATGGGTTGCGGACCGGAGGCCTTGAGATGGGCCAAAGAAGTCAACGACCGCCGGCTGCTTGAGTTGGTGGAAGCTCTGAAGTCGGATCAGATCGTGCCGGAGGCCATCGAGCATCACAACGCTTGTGGCAGCGGAGCGGTTGCCGCTGCCATGGAGGCCGGCAAAGTCATGGGGGCCGACCGAGCGTACGTCCTGCGGCATACTACCAGCAATGAGGTCGCCCGCGACCGGTTGGGCGAGTCGGCCGATGCCGTGGGATATGCGGGCGTGGTGCTCGTCAAGACCGGCAGCGTCGCTTGA
- a CDS encoding YeeE/YedE thiosulfate transporter family protein, with product MNKNVKWRPYGAGALLGVMATLSVLLSTKLLGKPQYLGTSTTFVRAAGLIERTVAPDHVKDNAYYTKEQVKVDWQFMLVAGIFVGALVASLIDRSFKIEAVPPIWQERFGNRAAVRALGGFIGGVIAMFGARTADGCPSGNGLSGLMQLSISGFISLAFFFGVGVLVARLVYVRKAGAR from the coding sequence ATGAACAAAAATGTGAAGTGGAGACCCTATGGGGCGGGGGCCCTACTGGGCGTTATGGCGACGCTGTCGGTGCTGTTGTCCACAAAACTGTTGGGAAAGCCTCAATACCTGGGCACTTCCACGACTTTTGTCCGGGCAGCCGGCCTCATCGAGAGGACCGTTGCTCCGGACCACGTAAAGGACAACGCCTACTACACGAAGGAGCAGGTCAAAGTCGACTGGCAGTTCATGCTGGTTGCGGGCATTTTCGTGGGGGCGCTTGTGGCCTCGCTGATCGATCGCAGCTTCAAGATAGAGGCCGTGCCGCCGATCTGGCAGGAACGGTTCGGGAACCGAGCGGCTGTTCGCGCCTTGGGCGGTTTTATCGGTGGCGTCATCGCAATGTTCGGCGCCCGAACGGCCGACGGTTGCCCCAGCGGCAACGGGCTGAGCGGCCTCATGCAGCTATCCATCAGTGGCTTCATCTCCCTCGCGTTTTTCTTCGGCGTTGGCGTTCTGGTTGCCCGTCTGGTCTATGTTCGGAAGGCAGGTGCGCGATGA
- a CDS encoding type II toxin-antitoxin system VapC family toxin has protein sequence MSDNRYMETSVVSYRASRPSRDLLVAAHQQITREWWDSKLGRYDVFISDIVIQEIEQGDAEAAQDRLTLVSSFPILAVTEGAERLAGLYMREMPLPSKAIRDALHMAIASLNGMNYLVTWNCRHIAQGWSKRRLLELNTEQGIESPVICTPEELGGEFDVGRSDYTRGPRGGEQTGARGGLRPACVLSAHRPAPASVRRQTGHSAAAQAWRDGVAD, from the coding sequence ATGTCCGACAATCGCTACATGGAGACCTCGGTTGTCAGTTATCGAGCGTCGCGACCTTCGCGCGACCTGTTGGTGGCCGCTCACCAACAGATCACGCGCGAGTGGTGGGATAGCAAACTGGGGCGATACGACGTCTTCATTTCGGATATCGTGATCCAGGAGATCGAACAAGGAGATGCCGAGGCCGCCCAGGATCGCTTAACACTGGTATCGAGCTTCCCCATTCTTGCCGTCACCGAGGGGGCCGAGCGCCTTGCCGGGCTGTATATGCGCGAAATGCCCCTCCCATCCAAGGCCATCCGGGACGCACTGCACATGGCCATCGCCTCCTTGAACGGGATGAATTACCTGGTTACCTGGAACTGCCGCCATATTGCCCAAGGCTGGAGCAAGCGGCGGCTGCTGGAGTTGAACACCGAGCAGGGCATAGAATCTCCGGTGATATGTACGCCCGAGGAACTTGGGGGTGAGTTCGATGTGGGAAGATCCGATTATACGCGGGGTCCGAGAGGCGGGGAACAAACTGGCGCGAGAGGCGGGCTACGACCTGCATGTGTTCTGTCAGCGCATCGCCCAGCACCAGCGTCAGTACGCCGACAGACTGGTCACTCTGCCGCCGCGCAGGCTTGGCGCGACGGCGTCGCAGACTGA
- a CDS encoding AAA family ATPase codes for MKVKKIQVREFTAFENVEIEFSPGLNVFIGANATGKSHLMKLLYSIIKAAEQRPGRPSHVSPDDQLKEKLANVFMPDKGEIGRLVRRTRGRKKAIARLGLGDWAASLELTTLGRLHLEWPGPPPAKRCIFVPSRETLAMFDGFIGTYDRREISIDETYYDLCVALSAKPLRGPRRGDIASLLRPLEHILGGRVVLEGGRFHVAAADGFIEAHLLAEGFRKIAGLAHLIANGSLMQNGLLFWDEPEANLNPKLVTRVAETLRTLTRGGVQVFIATHDFLLSHELSLAAEYETPPRVPMRFFAFSRADKGPVTIESGETLAELTHNPILEEFAAHYDREHALFRQAGAAGRKPG; via the coding sequence ATGAAAGTCAAGAAGATTCAGGTCCGGGAGTTCACTGCCTTCGAGAACGTTGAAATCGAGTTTTCTCCAGGGCTGAACGTCTTCATTGGGGCGAATGCGACCGGAAAATCACATCTCATGAAGCTGCTCTACTCGATCATCAAGGCGGCAGAACAGAGACCAGGCAGACCGTCCCACGTTTCACCCGATGACCAGTTGAAGGAGAAGCTGGCGAACGTGTTCATGCCGGACAAAGGCGAGATCGGGCGCCTCGTCCGCAGAACTCGAGGAAGAAAGAAGGCGATCGCGAGATTAGGGCTGGGCGACTGGGCGGCCTCCCTCGAACTGACAACTTTGGGGCGTTTGCACCTTGAGTGGCCCGGTCCGCCGCCCGCTAAGCGGTGCATCTTCGTCCCATCGCGTGAGACACTCGCCATGTTTGACGGCTTCATCGGCACATATGATCGTAGAGAGATCTCCATTGATGAGACCTACTACGACCTGTGTGTGGCCTTGAGCGCCAAACCGCTGCGCGGGCCACGTCGCGGGGACATTGCCTCTCTGCTCCGGCCACTCGAACACATCCTCGGGGGGCGCGTGGTGCTTGAGGGTGGACGTTTCCATGTCGCCGCCGCCGATGGTTTCATCGAAGCTCATCTACTTGCGGAGGGATTCCGTAAGATCGCCGGGCTGGCGCATCTCATCGCCAATGGTTCTCTCATGCAAAACGGCCTGCTATTCTGGGACGAGCCCGAGGCGAACCTCAATCCCAAGCTTGTCACTCGCGTTGCCGAGACCCTTCGTACTCTGACACGCGGCGGTGTACAAGTATTCATTGCGACGCATGACTTTTTGCTCAGCCACGAACTTTCTCTGGCGGCAGAGTATGAGACTCCCCCGCGGGTTCCGATGCGGTTCTTCGCATTCAGTCGGGCAGATAAAGGCCCGGTCACCATTGAGTCGGGTGAAACCCTCGCAGAATTGACTCACAATCCAATCCTCGAGGAATTTGCTGCTCACTATGACCGCGAGCATGCGCTGTTTCGACAAGCAGGAGCAGCAGGAAGGAAGCCCGGATGA
- a CDS encoding flagellar biosynthesis anti-sigma factor FlgM: MNDIPPIKATANPVGLRLPAVPDQAGDEEARQARTTAPVQADRVDISEMGQLLSTLDVGSQIRVDKVTEIREAIANGTYITDAKINYTVSRLMEELKANEEI, translated from the coding sequence ATGAACGACATTCCGCCAATCAAGGCAACAGCCAACCCGGTCGGGCTGAGGCTCCCCGCCGTGCCGGACCAAGCGGGGGATGAGGAGGCTCGGCAGGCCCGGACAACCGCTCCAGTCCAGGCAGACCGCGTGGATATATCAGAAATGGGACAGTTGCTCAGCACGCTGGACGTCGGTTCACAAATCCGGGTTGATAAGGTGACGGAGATCCGTGAGGCGATAGCCAACGGCACGTACATCACGGACGCGAAGATCAACTACACAGTAAGCCGGCTCATGGAGGAGCTCAAGGCGAACGAGGAAATCTAG